The following proteins are encoded in a genomic region of Nostoc edaphicum CCNP1411:
- a CDS encoding tyrosine-type recombinase/integrase produces the protein MKVSGNGQGKILTQEELRRLFTEGFLSPRDRALFGICLFTGCRVSEALALKKTDIKSGTITFRKCTTKGKYKTRIVDIPPALSAILADYQPKIGVMFPGMRGVTERLTRFMADKILRDACKRIGVEGVSTHSFRRTALTQMSSAGIPLRTIQEISGHSDLGTLQRYLEVTPEQKRKAVSVIGF, from the coding sequence ATGAAGGTTAGCGGCAACGGACAAGGCAAAATATTAACCCAAGAGGAATTGAGGCGATTGTTCACCGAGGGATTTCTCAGCCCACGCGATCGCGCTCTGTTTGGCATCTGCCTGTTTACTGGTTGTCGCGTATCAGAAGCGTTGGCCCTCAAAAAGACTGATATCAAATCAGGAACCATCACTTTCCGAAAATGTACCACGAAAGGCAAGTACAAAACACGGATTGTAGACATTCCACCAGCACTATCCGCAATACTGGCTGACTACCAACCGAAAATCGGGGTAATGTTCCCAGGTATGCGCGGCGTAACTGAACGCCTGACCCGATTCATGGCAGACAAAATTCTAAGAGATGCCTGCAAGCGGATTGGTGTAGAGGGAGTCAGCACCCATTCGTTTAGGCGAACTGCCCTCACGCAGATGTCCAGCGCGGGAATACCTTTGAGAACTATTCAGGAAATATCTGGTCACAGTGACCTGGGAACGTTACAGCGTTATCTGGAGGTAACACCAGAGCAGAAGCGAAAGGCTGTTTCGGTGATTGGGTTTTAG